A stretch of Oryza brachyantha chromosome 4, ObraRS2, whole genome shotgun sequence DNA encodes these proteins:
- the LOC102703770 gene encoding RHOMBOID-like protein 2: MIKRAKARRFKPQTTSLWSSRHLRVRALPHLQLEQLHRRAVAPITRAGSAKPAAGRRAMSNADVEAGGPGREATTGIKPPPGRYNSSGNGPNAVAPAPPPFYYYDQGAAAQDRHHRTWVVPLVVIANVAMFVVVMYYNNCPANGRDCVGRSFLRRLSFQPFRENPVLGPTAATLRKYGALDWNRVVHGNQAWRLETSTWLHAGLIHLFANMISLLIIGIRLEQQFGFWKVGLVYLVSGFGGSVLSVLFISRNGITVGASGALFGLLGAMLSELITNWTIYSNRCAAMANLIIIAAINLALGILPRVDNFAHIGGFATGFLLGFVLLIQPQFGWSAHPSGTKSRYNAFQIVLLVLSVALLIAGFAAGLISVFKGVDGNAHCSWCHYLTCVPTSSWKCDK; the protein is encoded by the exons atgatcaAACGCGCAAAAGCCCGCAGATTTAAACCTCAAACAACGAGTCTTTGGTCGTCTCGCCATCTCCGTGTCCGTGCCCTTCCTCATCTCCAACTCGAGCAGTTGCACCGACGAGCAGTTGCACCGATCACTCGAGCAGGCAGCGCGAAGCCAGCAGCTGGTCGTCGGGCCATGTCGAACGCCGACGTCGAGGCGGGAGGGCCTGGGAGAGAGGCGACGACGGGGATCAAGCCACCGCCGGGGAGGTACAACTCGAGCGGTAACGGGCCGaacgcggtggcgccggcgccgccgccgttctacTACTACGACcaaggggcggcggcgcaggatCGGCACCACCGGACGTGGGTGGTGCCGCTGGTGGTGATCGCCAACGTGGCCATGTTCGTGGTGGTGATGTACTACAACAACTGCCCAGCCAACGGCCGAGACTGCGTCGGCCGCAGCTTCCTCCGGCGACTCTCCTTCCAGCCGTTCAGGGAGAACCCCGTCCTCGGCCCCACGGCCGCCAC GCTGCGGAAGTACGGGGCGCTGGACTGGAACAGGGTGGTGCACGGCAACCAGGCGTGGCGGCTGGAGACGAGCACCTGGCTGCACGCCGGCCTCATCCACCTCTTCGCCAACATGATCAGCCTCCTCATCATCGGCATCCGCCTCGAGCAGCAGTTTGGATTCT GGAAGGTCGGGCTGGTGTACCTCGTCTCCGGCTTCGGCGGGAGCGTCCTCTCCGTGCTCTTCATCAGCAGGAATGGCATCACCGTCGGCGCCTCCGGAGCCCTCTtcggcctcctcggcgcgATGCTCTCGGAGCTCATCACCAACTGGACCATCTACAGCAACAGA TGTGCAGCCATGGCGAACCTGATCATCATCGCCGCCATCAACCTGGCGCTGGGTATACTCCCCCGCGTAGACAACTTCGCGCACATTGGAGGGTTCGCCACCGGGTTCCTCCTCGGCTTCGTGCTGTTGATCCAGCCCCAGTTCGGATGGTCGGCGCACCCCTCTGGTACCAAGTCCAGGTACAACGCGTTCCAGATCGTGCTCCTGGTTCTCTCCGTGGCCTTGTTGATAGCTGG GTTTGCAGCTGGGTTGATCAGTGTATTCAAGGGAGTCGACGGCAACGCTCACTGCAGCTGGTGCCATTATCTTACCTGCGTGCCAACCTCCAGCTGGAAATGCGACAAATGA